Part of the Mercenaria mercenaria strain notata chromosome 8, MADL_Memer_1, whole genome shotgun sequence genome is shown below.
AAGGTGGCCATGTTTTCTATCTGATCTTCTTGAAACCTGGTCAGATGGCAGGTCAGTTATGAATTCTAGATAAAAGTACCAAATGAGGACATTTAGGGCCAAAAAAATCAGAGTAATTTACATGTTTAGTTGATACACAGCTTCTCTTTCTTTCTTATTTTCACATGGAATATTTATAAACAGCGCATTCAGCTTCTAAAAGTTAATTCATTCCTGTTGAATATTTGTAGAGAAGCTTCCGGCAAAATCAGTGTCTCGGTCTAGAAGTGGACAAAGAGAGGAACTTGACCAGGTTGGGTCAGAGCTACAAGCACAGATACACGACAAGTTGGAGGATATGTCAATAAACAAAGGACAGGATAGCAGCTACAGTTCGATGAGTTCAGGAGATAGTTTCAGCTGTAGTAGCATGCCGTCTGCTAACTGGGAGGATGAACTGAAGCAATACACAGATAAAATGCCACCAGATATAAGAATGGGATATATTGATGTGTTAATTCTATACTGTGAGGAGGACCGAGAGCAAGCAGAAAAGTTTCAACAACATTTGAGAGAGGAAATCGATGTTCCGAATGGCCCTGTGCAAACTTTACTATATGATGATGCTGAAATGCAGGCTATTTGTGGTTCTAAAATACAGCATTTAGCTAAAGGTGTTGAGAGAAGCACATACGTTTTTATATTCATGACTAAAAACTTTATAGACGATAAGTGGTGTGAATTTTCTAGTGAAAGTTGTTTAATGGAGGCTATCACAAACCCATTGAAGCAATGGTGTGTTGTTCCCGTTTACACTGAAAAACGTAATTCGTCCTTCAGGGTTCCTATGGGACTGAACACTTTAAAAGGGATTAACTACTATAATAATGACAGGTTTTATAAAAATGGTGTCGCAAGATTGATAGGAGATAAGACTTGTGTACGGGTTCAGGCAAATGAGGAGCATAAAATTAAACAGAAGAGATGGCTAGAAGAATACAAGAGAGAACAGATAGTTATAAGAGAAAAACAGCGTAGACTTCAAGAATATGAGAAAGCACAAACACAGCAGTTGCTAGACTGGCTCGAAGAAGAAACAAAAAGATTGATTCATGCAGGTTTGCTCCCCAATTTTCTGCCCCATTCTTTTTCTGAGAGTGACATATCAAGCCGTGATTCAACTATGTCACATTCTTCAAGTTCCAGTAGCTTGAAGCCAGTCCACTCACAAAATCCAGCAGTAACAAGATATTTCCAACAGTTAATTGCGCAGCAAaaagtttataattataattcagGATATTACTCCCCGGAGCAAATCGGGATTATGGAACAAGTTTACGGCAGTACAAGTCCAGTAACGCCAGGTTATCCCAATCATGTTAGTCCACCTGTGATGAATGCGTATCTAGGTCAGAGTCCTGGTCAGTTTGGCCCAGGTCAGTATGGTCAGGGTTATTTCCCTCCTGTTCAGAATTCTGCTTCGTATCAACAACAGTATCAACATCATGTGAAGAGAAGCACGTCCCAGACCAGTGCAGACATGGGACCATCAACAGAATTCATTCTGCACACAGAGACGGGAGACATTTCAGTTACAGTGCCTTCTGTGTTGGTGGAGAGAATTAAGGATCTACCAGAAGATGCACAACAGAACGCAGTGCAAAGTTACTGCCAGCAGATGGCTattaaacaacaacaagaacaacagaCAGTTGCAAATCAGCAGTGGATTGCTGCTCAGAATCAGTATGCTACTAGTCAAAGGTTGTCCCCCTTGGAGATGGAGAACAGAAATCGGTCACAAGTCATCAGTCCTGGTGGTGCATATCCGCAATCTCCGTTGATTTATCAAAGAAATTCAAACACTCTTCGGGAAGCAGTTCCAAATTTTGACGCTATAGGACAATCAATGAGTTCTGGAAGCTACCGGTCAGGAAGTACTGACAATGAGACTTCAAGATCAATGCAGAGTGGTTTATCCAGCCGAATGGAATCCAACCAGCCTGGACCTAGTGTAGGTCAGCTTGGCAGTAATATGGATGGAAACAGGAGCGAGTTGCAAGGTATCttcctaaaaataaaaaatatctttttagtctcgaactggttgaaaaccagttttggtgACTGTATTTTTGCACCATGTCTGTCATTCTGCaagtctataactctgtcatccatcaagggattttaatattacagggcataaatgttccccatattgATATGATGTGTTGCTCACAACACTCAAGCCCTTAgttcaaggtcagacttagaggtcaaagattaatcGGGCCTGTTTCATGTACTGTTAATACTAGTGATATTGATGTTACCTTACACATGTTACCCAGAAGCAGATAGGCTGTTTGTAAAACCCAGACCCTAGCaaaacggtcaaggtcacacttgtgtGTAAACGATTTTAGGTCATTTTAGCTCCACTGTGAAAAGAAAAGGAAGTATATAGGTAATacctatttctttttcaaatcatagggctttgaaatgaagacaattgtccatatatttctcaaaaatagattaattgacaatattttaaccagaaggtTAGAGTTATGAgcaattaatattttcataattataaaaaaaaatttgtgataaggaaatgtaactcttcttgaacatggaaagcaaaaacataaaagggacataatatattgaatattttctatttgggtgcatttgatttaacatatgATTCTGTTCCCTAAAAATATAGGACATTTGGAACAGTCTGATTACATCAAAAAGCTCTGGCAGGGACTAGAACCAAGAAattctcacacctaaggcagacactctaccttTTCCctataagcccgcccgcttagctcagtaggtaagagtgttggtctacggatcgcggggtcgcgagttcgatcctcgggcggggcacatgttctccgtgactatttgataaacaacattgtgtctgaaatcattagtcctccacctctgattcatgtggggaagttggcagttacttgcggagaacgggtttgtactggtacataatctaggaacactggttaggttaactgcccgccgttacatgactgaaatactgttgaaaaacggtgttaaacccaaaacaaacaaacaaaacctcttccctataacagcagtagctatagctaggcagttcaAGTGCGAGGGTTTGACACTAACTGTGTCATAGGGGCCCAAGGATCCCAAATTTTGAGAATGATACCCACTTCTTAAAGCAGGAGATTCCTCATGGATACCTAATTATCTTGGCCAATAATtgatgaaaataaagataaataccTGTTTGAAAACTATTACAAGGCAAGGGTCTCAACATCATGCCAGATTTAATGTA
Proteins encoded:
- the LOC128558972 gene encoding uncharacterized protein LOC128558972 isoform X1; this translates as MMYTVWIRCKEVYVGKGKKKSKMAVSKTMTSRQMSGHLSMDTDPLSPQNDNRSPIFSLSSNNMSTDALAGPQDASRRSTQELKQEAKHAESRPEHLSIEKLPAKSVSRSRSGQREELDQVGSELQAQIHDKLEDMSINKGQDSSYSSMSSGDSFSCSSMPSANWEDELKQYTDKMPPDIRMGYIDVLILYCEEDREQAEKFQQHLREEIDVPNGPVQTLLYDDAEMQAICGSKIQHLAKGVERSTYVFIFMTKNFIDDKWCEFSSESCLMEAITNPLKQWCVVPVYTEKRNSSFRVPMGLNTLKGINYYNNDRFYKNGVARLIGDKTCVRVQANEEHKIKQKRWLEEYKREQIVIREKQRRLQEYEKAQTQQLLDWLEEETKRLIHAGLLPNFLPHSFSESDISSRDSTMSHSSSSSSLKPVHSQNPAVTRYFQQLIAQQKVYNYNSGYYSPEQIGIMEQVYGSTSPVTPGYPNHVSPPVMNAYLGQSPGQFGPGQYGQGYFPPVQNSASYQQQYQHHVKRSTSQTSADMGPSTEFILHTETGDISVTVPSVLVERIKDLPEDAQQNAVQSYCQQMAIKQQQEQQTVANQQWIAAQNQYATSQRLSPLEMENRNRSQVISPGGAYPQSPLIYQRNSNTLREAVPNFDAIGQSMSSGSYRSGSTDNETSRSMQSGLSSRMESNQPGPSVGQLGSNMDGNRSELQGIFLKIKNIFLVSNWLKTSFGDCIFAPCLSFCKSITLSSIKGF
- the LOC128558972 gene encoding uncharacterized protein LOC128558972 isoform X2, which produces MAVSKTMTSRQMSGHLSMDTDPLSPQNDNRSPIFSLSSNNMSTDALAGPQDASRRSTQELKQEAKHAESRPEHLSIEKLPAKSVSRSRSGQREELDQVGSELQAQIHDKLEDMSINKGQDSSYSSMSSGDSFSCSSMPSANWEDELKQYTDKMPPDIRMGYIDVLILYCEEDREQAEKFQQHLREEIDVPNGPVQTLLYDDAEMQAICGSKIQHLAKGVERSTYVFIFMTKNFIDDKWCEFSSESCLMEAITNPLKQWCVVPVYTEKRNSSFRVPMGLNTLKGINYYNNDRFYKNGVARLIGDKTCVRVQANEEHKIKQKRWLEEYKREQIVIREKQRRLQEYEKAQTQQLLDWLEEETKRLIHAGLLPNFLPHSFSESDISSRDSTMSHSSSSSSLKPVHSQNPAVTRYFQQLIAQQKVYNYNSGYYSPEQIGIMEQVYGSTSPVTPGYPNHVSPPVMNAYLGQSPGQFGPGQYGQGYFPPVQNSASYQQQYQHHVKRSTSQTSADMGPSTEFILHTETGDISVTVPSVLVERIKDLPEDAQQNAVQSYCQQMAIKQQQEQQTVANQQWIAAQNQYATSQRLSPLEMENRNRSQVISPGGAYPQSPLIYQRNSNTLREAVPNFDAIGQSMSSGSYRSGSTDNETSRSMQSGLSSRMESNQPGPSVGQLGSNMDGNRSELQGIFLKIKNIFLVSNWLKTSFGDCIFAPCLSFCKSITLSSIKGF